One part of the Streptomyces ferrugineus genome encodes these proteins:
- a CDS encoding TerD family protein, producing MTVNMTKGQAISLQKNDGGSLTAVRMGLGWQAAPRRGLFGSRTREVDLDASAVLFADKQPVDVVFFRHLVSDDGSVRHTGDNLVGGVGQGGDDEAILVDLARIPVHIDQIVFTVNSFTGQTFQEVQNAFCRLVDETNGQELARYTLAGGGAYTAQIMAKVHRSGPGWSMTALGTPANGRTFQDLMPAILPHL from the coding sequence GTGACCGTCAACATGACCAAGGGTCAGGCCATCAGTCTGCAGAAGAACGACGGCGGCAGCCTGACCGCGGTGCGCATGGGTCTCGGCTGGCAGGCGGCTCCCCGGCGCGGCCTGTTCGGCTCGCGCACGCGGGAGGTCGACCTCGACGCCTCGGCCGTCCTGTTCGCGGACAAGCAGCCCGTCGACGTCGTCTTCTTCCGCCACCTGGTGAGCGACGACGGCTCGGTGCGCCACACCGGTGACAATCTCGTCGGCGGTGTCGGCCAGGGCGGCGACGACGAGGCCATCCTCGTCGACCTCGCGCGCATCCCGGTCCACATCGACCAGATCGTCTTCACCGTGAACTCCTTCACGGGCCAGACCTTCCAGGAGGTGCAGAACGCGTTCTGCCGCCTGGTCGACGAGACCAACGGCCAGGAGCTCGCCCGCTACACGCTCGCCGGCGGTGGCGCCTACACCGCCCAGATCATGGCGAAGGTGCACCGCTCGGGCCCGGGCTGGTCGATGACGGCCCTCGGCACCCCGGCCAACGGCCGCACCTTCCAGGACCTGATGCCGGCGATCCTGCCGCACCTGTAG
- a CDS encoding TerD family protein: MTAELVRGQNHPLSQARLEIRVSAGTPIVAAATLGDEQGKIHGVEWVVHPGAPTLPGLEVSKQAAADHRLAVDLDAMPEAVHRVSVLLALPAADGGGPTRFGAVPTPFVAVTGLDGTEVASYTITGLEAESAVVALELYRRQGAWKVRAIGQGYAGGLAELLTDQGLPQAHQLAGGINEAVAQGIARSIPAPPPRTDGDRSRQASAPARGPEQGGPASQGAPGPVPPQTSPYGTRTPDGPGQPTQPNSPYGSQAGMPGQPGPQQPYQGGADATDPAQPSASASGGAINYSHPRRQHAAPPPPPPTAPPAQPGQPARPVAGDATGWSMDERLYNQVWGMFEDLARTTAAYRSAVDFADSRMEKELDQVLSDPRSRIGGQGDAAREAAQAKHAQLVNQARETLDRDLAQLTAESEVVEPALPPAYARWDNPVWHGYRVPMEIPMALRLGDLHLPESDRLRIPMLVRLPLERGLWIDSGRGASLDGSFTDSHDLRRLAMESAVAHAARLLAVYPAGEFTVHVIDPAGSGGQALVPLVQTGVLAAPPAVGAAGVADVLARLTQRVDLVQMALRGGAPDSLPPGFDTSQQLLIVNDFPHGFDDRAVNQLRYLADEGPAVGVHLMMVADREESSGYGPLLDPLWRALLRLTPVPDDHLADPWVGHAWTYEPSLVPPGSQVLQQVLSQVAAARTHYR; the protein is encoded by the coding sequence ATGACGGCCGAGCTGGTGCGGGGGCAGAACCACCCGCTCTCCCAGGCCCGTCTGGAGATCCGGGTCTCGGCCGGCACGCCGATCGTGGCCGCAGCCACGCTCGGCGACGAGCAGGGGAAGATCCACGGCGTCGAATGGGTGGTCCATCCCGGCGCCCCCACCCTGCCCGGCCTCGAGGTCTCCAAGCAGGCCGCCGCCGACCATCGTCTCGCGGTGGACCTGGACGCCATGCCGGAGGCCGTCCACCGCGTCAGTGTGCTGCTCGCCCTGCCGGCCGCGGACGGGGGAGGCCCGACCCGCTTCGGCGCCGTGCCCACCCCGTTCGTCGCCGTCACCGGCCTCGACGGCACCGAGGTCGCCAGCTACACCATCACCGGCCTGGAGGCCGAGTCGGCCGTGGTCGCCCTGGAGCTCTACCGCCGCCAGGGCGCCTGGAAGGTGCGCGCCATCGGCCAGGGCTACGCCGGTGGCCTCGCCGAACTCCTCACCGACCAGGGACTGCCCCAGGCCCACCAACTCGCCGGTGGCATCAACGAAGCGGTGGCCCAGGGCATCGCCCGCTCGATCCCGGCGCCGCCGCCACGCACGGACGGCGACCGCTCCCGGCAGGCCTCCGCTCCGGCACGCGGCCCGGAGCAGGGCGGCCCCGCGTCGCAGGGCGCCCCCGGCCCCGTACCCCCGCAGACGTCGCCCTACGGCACCCGGACGCCCGACGGTCCCGGTCAGCCGACACAGCCGAACTCCCCGTACGGCAGCCAGGCGGGCATGCCGGGCCAGCCCGGGCCGCAGCAGCCGTACCAGGGCGGAGCCGACGCCACCGACCCCGCCCAGCCGTCGGCCTCGGCATCCGGCGGCGCGATCAACTACAGCCATCCGCGCCGGCAGCACGCGGCTCCGCCGCCACCTCCGCCCACCGCGCCCCCGGCCCAGCCCGGACAGCCCGCGCGTCCCGTCGCGGGCGACGCCACCGGCTGGTCCATGGACGAGCGGCTCTACAACCAGGTGTGGGGCATGTTCGAGGACCTGGCTCGCACGACCGCCGCGTACCGCAGTGCGGTCGACTTCGCCGACTCGCGCATGGAGAAGGAGCTCGACCAGGTCCTGTCGGATCCGCGCAGCAGGATCGGCGGACAGGGCGACGCCGCGCGCGAGGCGGCCCAGGCCAAGCACGCACAGCTCGTCAACCAGGCCAGGGAGACCCTCGACAGGGACCTCGCCCAGCTCACGGCCGAGTCCGAGGTCGTCGAGCCCGCGCTGCCGCCCGCGTACGCGCGCTGGGACAACCCTGTCTGGCATGGCTACCGCGTGCCCATGGAGATCCCCATGGCCCTGCGCCTGGGCGATCTCCACCTCCCCGAGAGCGACCGGCTGCGCATCCCGATGCTGGTCCGGCTGCCGCTGGAGCGCGGCCTGTGGATCGACAGCGGACGCGGCGCCTCGCTCGACGGCTCGTTCACCGACTCGCACGATCTGCGACGCCTCGCGATGGAGTCGGCCGTGGCGCACGCGGCCCGGCTGCTCGCCGTCTATCCGGCCGGCGAGTTCACCGTGCACGTCATCGATCCGGCCGGTTCGGGTGGACAGGCTCTCGTCCCGCTGGTGCAGACCGGCGTGCTCGCGGCCCCGCCCGCCGTGGGCGCGGCCGGAGTCGCGGATGTCCTCGCCCGGCTCACGCAGCGCGTCGATCTGGTGCAGATGGCGCTGCGCGGTGGTGCGCCCGACTCCCTGCCGCCCGGCTTCGACACCTCCCAGCAACTGCTGATCGTCAACGACTTCCCGCACGGCTTCGACGACCGGGCGGTGAACCAGCTGCGCTATCTGGCGGACGAGGGGCCCGCCGTCGGCGTCCACCTGATGATGGTCGCGGACCGCGAGGAGTCCTCTGGCTACGGCCCGCTGCTCGACCCGCTGTGGCGCGCGCTGCTGCGTCTGACGCCGGTGCCGGACGATCACCTCGCCGACCCGTGGGTGGGGCATGCCTGGACCTACGAGCCCTCGCTGGTGCCGCCCGGCAGCCAGGTTCTCCAGCAGGTGCTGTCACAGGTCGCGGCGGCCCGGACCCATTACCGGTAA
- a CDS encoding TerC family protein: MEVSTTLWVLTIVGLAALIAVDFFIGRKPHDVSIKEAGIWTVVWIALAGLFGLGLMIFGGGQPAGEFFAGFITEKSLSVDNLFVFVLIMAKFAVPSQYQQRVLLVGVLIALVLRAIFIAAGAAIIASFSWVFYLFGAFLIWTAWKLIQEARADEDDEEYEENKLLKAAERKFGVADRYHGTKLWIQENGKRVMTPMLVVMLAIGSTDVLFALDSIPAIFGLTQDPYIVFTANAFALMGLRQLYFLIGGLLKKLVHLSYGLSIILGFIGVKLVLHALHESGVHVPEISIPFSLGVICSVLIVTTITSLRASKKQAAQERSESAPKDSIDF; this comes from the coding sequence GTGGAAGTTTCCACGACCCTGTGGGTCCTGACCATCGTGGGCCTAGCCGCCCTGATCGCGGTCGATTTCTTCATCGGCCGCAAGCCGCACGACGTTTCGATCAAGGAAGCCGGAATCTGGACGGTCGTCTGGATCGCCCTCGCCGGCCTCTTCGGGCTCGGCCTGATGATCTTCGGCGGCGGACAGCCCGCCGGCGAGTTCTTCGCCGGCTTCATCACCGAGAAGTCACTGAGTGTCGACAACCTGTTCGTCTTCGTCCTGATCATGGCGAAGTTCGCGGTGCCGTCCCAGTACCAGCAGCGGGTGCTGCTGGTCGGTGTCCTCATAGCCCTGGTACTGCGGGCGATCTTCATCGCCGCGGGTGCCGCCATCATCGCCAGCTTCTCGTGGGTGTTCTACCTCTTCGGCGCCTTCCTGATCTGGACCGCCTGGAAGCTCATCCAGGAGGCCCGGGCCGACGAGGACGACGAGGAGTACGAGGAGAACAAGCTGCTCAAGGCCGCCGAGCGCAAGTTCGGTGTCGCCGACCGGTACCACGGCACCAAGCTGTGGATCCAGGAGAACGGCAAGCGGGTCATGACCCCGATGCTGGTCGTGATGCTGGCGATCGGCTCCACGGACGTGCTGTTCGCCCTGGACTCCATCCCGGCGATCTTCGGCCTGACGCAGGACCCGTACATCGTGTTCACGGCCAACGCCTTCGCGCTGATGGGCCTCAGGCAGCTGTACTTCCTCATCGGCGGTCTGCTGAAGAAGCTGGTCCACCTCAGCTACGGCCTGTCGATCATCCTCGGCTTCATCGGCGTCAAGCTGGTGCTGCACGCGCTGCACGAGTCCGGGGTCCACGTCCCCGAGATCAGCATCCCCTTCTCGCTCGGCGTGATCTGCTCGGTCCTGATCGTCACCACGATCACCAGCCTCAGGGCCTCCAAGAAGCAGGCGGCGCAGGAGCGGAGCGAAAGCGCTCCGAAGGACAGCATCGACTTCTGA
- a CDS encoding calcium:proton antiporter: MIARLRPLTTRWTSSVPVLAVVLLILTWGRDLPGTVVALVTLVLAGAVLAAVHHAEVVAHRVGEPFGSLVLAVAVTIIEVALIVTLMVDGGDKSSTLARDTVFAAVMITCNGIVGLCLLVASLRHRTAVFNPEGTGAALATVATLATLSLVLPTFTTSKPGPEFSSVQLTFAALSSLILYGLFVTTQTVRHRDYFLPITRLGEVITSDDHAEAPSKRTALISLGLLGLALIGVVGLAKGVSPTIESGVAAAGLHHAVVGVVIALMVLLPETIAALRAARRDRVQTSLNLALGSAMASIGLTIPAVALASVWLSGPLVLGLGPTHMVLLALTVVVSSLTVVPGRATPLQGGVHLVLFAAYLELAINP, from the coding sequence GTGATCGCTCGGCTCAGGCCTCTCACGACCCGGTGGACGTCTTCTGTGCCGGTCCTCGCGGTCGTCCTGCTGATCCTCACCTGGGGACGGGACCTGCCCGGCACGGTCGTCGCGCTGGTGACGCTGGTCCTCGCCGGGGCCGTCCTGGCCGCCGTACACCACGCCGAAGTGGTCGCGCACCGGGTCGGCGAACCCTTCGGATCCCTCGTCCTCGCCGTCGCCGTCACGATCATCGAGGTCGCCCTGATCGTGACCCTGATGGTCGACGGCGGAGACAAGAGCTCCACCCTCGCCCGGGACACGGTCTTCGCCGCCGTGATGATCACCTGCAACGGCATCGTCGGCCTGTGTCTGCTGGTCGCCTCGCTGCGGCACCGCACGGCGGTCTTCAACCCCGAGGGCACCGGCGCCGCCCTCGCGACGGTGGCCACCCTGGCCACGCTCAGCCTCGTGCTGCCGACGTTCACCACCAGCAAGCCCGGCCCGGAGTTCTCCAGCGTGCAGCTGACGTTCGCCGCGCTGTCCTCGCTGATCCTGTACGGCCTGTTCGTGACGACCCAGACCGTACGCCACCGTGACTACTTCCTTCCCATCACCCGGCTCGGCGAGGTGATCACCTCGGACGACCACGCCGAGGCCCCCTCCAAGCGAACCGCGCTGATCAGCCTCGGCCTGCTGGGTCTGGCCCTGATCGGGGTGGTCGGCCTGGCCAAGGGGGTGTCCCCCACCATCGAGTCGGGTGTGGCGGCCGCCGGCCTGCACCACGCCGTCGTCGGTGTGGTCATCGCCCTGATGGTGCTCCTGCCCGAGACGATCGCCGCGCTGCGCGCCGCCCGCCGGGACCGTGTGCAGACCAGCCTGAACCTCGCGCTCGGCTCCGCGATGGCCAGCATCGGCCTGACCATCCCCGCGGTTGCCCTGGCCTCCGTCTGGCTGTCGGGCCCGCTCGTCCTCGGCCTCGGCCCCACCCATATGGTGCTGCTCGCGCTGACGGTGGTGGTGAGCTCGCTGACGGTGGTGCCGGG